Genomic window (Bacteroidota bacterium):
GTCAAGAACATTTTTAAATTTAGTTAAGTGTTTAATTATATTTGACAACCCTTTAACTTCATTATTTTTAGTAAGGTAAATTAATTCCTTTTTATTATTTGGGTTCAGGTAGTATTTTCCTAAATCAGATGGCTCAAACATGGGTTTAATAAAGTCTTTTTCTATAGTGGACAAGCTATTGAAATAACCTTTCGGAACGACAAATATTGGATCACCCGCATTAATATTGTATTGATTAACAATGTGACTTGGAATCTTTTCAAATGACTTTTTAGACAATACATCTGCATTTGGAACAATTCCTTGAGCAACCTCTTTCTTTTCATCAAGTTCAAAATTTCTTTTTATTAAAATTTTATCTAGTATTGCATCAATATTTGCTGCGTCAAATTTTATAAATTTATCTTTCAATTTAGATTTCGATATAGTGGGATATTCAACAGATGAGCATTTACAGTTTTTTATATTGCATAAATCTTCAGCAACATCGGAAGTATTTAGCCTTCGACCTTTAAAATGTTGATGTAATATTTCATAGTTATCAAATGAATTATTTTTGGATAATAAAATAATCATTGTTTGAATTGATGCATTAGTGAAAACCATGTAATCTTCAAAATCAATAAGAGCTTCAATTTTGCAATCTTCCAGTATTTTATTTCTAAGTATACTTGCGCCAGCATTGGAAACCCAGTTGTTAGGAACAATATACCCCAAATAACCATCTTTCTTTAACAAATCAATGCCATAGCAAACAAAAAAATACCACAAATCCATCTTACCTTGAAAGTACTTTTTTAATTTTCCAAGTTTTACATTTTCAAAGGTTTCTTTACTTGTATATTCTTTAACATAAGGAGGGTTCCCGATAATTACGTCAACCCCCCCTCGTAGTTTTATTTTGGGAAGATTGTCCAAAAAATCAAAAGGGTATAAATGCTTAAAATCACATTGGTCAAACAAATCCTTTTGCTCCTCAATTTCCTTTCCAATTAAACTATTGCCATGAAAAATATTATGGTTAAGATTTGGAAGAATTGCCA
Coding sequences:
- a CDS encoding Eco57I restriction-modification methylase domain-containing protein; this encodes MLEDETQETITQKDNLLSVAILPNLNHNIFHGNSLIGKEIEEQKDLFDQCDFKHLYPFDFLDNLPKIKLRGGVDVIIGNPPYVKEYTSKETFENVKLGKLKKYFQGKMDLWYFFVCYGIDLLKKDGYLGYIVPNNWVSNAGASILRNKILEDCKIEALIDFEDYMVFTNASIQTMIILLSKNNSFDNYEILHQHFKGRRLNTSDVAEDLCNIKNCKCSSVEYPTISKSKLKDKFIKFDAANIDAILDKILIKRNFELDEKKEVAQGIVPNADVLSKKSFEKIPSHIVNQYNINAGDPIFVVPKGYFNSLSTIEKDFIKPMFEPSDLGKYYLNPNNKKELIYLTKNNEVKGLSNIIKHLTKFKNVLDERRETQQGKMKYYHLHWPRTEQFFNKGEKILSVRKCAEPLFCYTDKPAYVMMSFNVIKTARLNMKYLCGLFNSKLVKFWLLKKGKMQGSQFQVDKEPLLEIPIHVPQSQMEINKIASIVEKIIEVKTSYIAAKTESDQTFYERQLKRLENDIDTNIYNFYSISMDEQKLIESALEKI